One region of Streptomyces sp. NBC_00442 genomic DNA includes:
- a CDS encoding AAA family ATPase has protein sequence MTDDTPLRQLLDDRLTAGVAASVLAPEAADLLRGMLPAPTPERTGRAGPVYLRSITAAGWRGVGPETTLDLPPGPGLTVVAGRNGTGKSSFAEAAEMALTGFNARWDGSNGKARTAVWKEGWRNLHDSTVPTVSVRLTLDDTGDPVTVRRTWYGAKVDEARTTVERADGTEQKLEESIDASTLSLYRPFLPYSELGSMVDGTLSALHNTLARFIGLGQLGDIDDLLAARIKACKDVEKRPGALKTAAADALTGLDDQRAVEAARALGGRTPDADAVRALLDRDAVTDSGADVRLRALATLTGPDQQEVAGALARLREAAAAAEDVRHSDAEDARRLAGLLENALEHRHRSQSADCPVCGTADRLDRAWAEGARAEIERLQSEAAGAETVRRALGAAQRAVHDLVQPVPDLLRAEESELAGLWREWALCRSLTDPAELANRVERVAPTLGAACRQTSEEAARRLTDRNTAWRPAAVRLAEWLDATEKAAEAKDRRREAEAARSWLRKLTDELRDERMAKFVKQSQGVWKKLCESSSVSLGNIELKGTARQGSVQLGVSVDAHEAPAYSVMSQGELHSLALSLFIPRATHDDSPFGFLVIDDPVQSMDTQKVEGLATVLSECARHRQVVVFTHDTRLEQAISHLGIEATILHISRESDSVVTVERRSDPVKQAFQEARDLSYDQNLPQSVADRVIPAMCRHALEVACMETARRTLRDDHGLGLVEIEERISSLVRTKEHVALALLGDSSGRPQTVVESLYTGGWALINELNEGSHPGLPTLDDRKQLVTRTERLAGAIRRGRGTVVSQGGAR, from the coding sequence ATGACCGACGACACCCCTCTGCGTCAGCTGCTCGACGACCGCCTCACCGCGGGCGTCGCCGCGTCCGTACTGGCCCCGGAGGCGGCCGACCTGCTGCGCGGGATGCTTCCCGCGCCGACGCCGGAGAGGACCGGACGCGCCGGGCCCGTGTACCTGCGCTCCATCACGGCGGCGGGCTGGCGGGGCGTCGGCCCCGAGACCACGCTCGACCTTCCGCCCGGCCCCGGGCTGACCGTCGTCGCGGGTCGCAACGGCACCGGCAAGTCGAGCTTCGCCGAAGCCGCCGAGATGGCGCTGACGGGCTTCAACGCCCGCTGGGACGGGAGCAACGGCAAGGCTCGTACGGCGGTGTGGAAGGAAGGGTGGCGCAACCTGCACGACTCCACGGTCCCGACCGTCTCCGTACGGCTCACCCTGGACGACACCGGCGACCCGGTCACCGTGCGCCGCACGTGGTACGGGGCGAAGGTGGACGAGGCGCGCACCACGGTGGAGCGGGCGGACGGCACGGAGCAGAAGCTGGAGGAGAGCATCGACGCCTCGACGCTCTCCCTCTACCGCCCGTTCCTGCCGTACAGCGAGCTGGGCTCGATGGTCGACGGGACGCTCAGCGCCCTGCACAACACCCTGGCCCGGTTCATCGGGCTCGGCCAGCTCGGCGACATCGACGACCTGCTCGCGGCCCGCATCAAGGCGTGCAAGGACGTCGAGAAGCGGCCCGGCGCCCTCAAGACCGCGGCCGCCGACGCTCTGACCGGACTCGACGACCAGCGTGCCGTCGAAGCTGCTCGGGCACTTGGCGGACGTACCCCCGATGCGGACGCCGTCCGCGCCCTGCTCGACCGGGACGCGGTCACCGACTCGGGTGCGGACGTCCGTCTCCGGGCACTCGCCACCCTGACCGGCCCCGACCAGCAGGAGGTCGCCGGGGCGCTGGCCCGGCTGCGGGAGGCGGCTGCCGCAGCCGAGGACGTACGACACTCCGACGCCGAGGACGCGCGGCGGCTCGCCGGGCTGCTGGAGAACGCCCTCGAACACCGTCACCGCTCCCAGAGCGCCGACTGCCCTGTCTGCGGCACCGCGGACCGTCTGGACCGGGCCTGGGCGGAAGGCGCGCGGGCGGAGATCGAGCGTCTCCAGTCGGAGGCGGCCGGGGCCGAAACGGTCCGCCGGGCGCTCGGCGCCGCGCAGCGTGCCGTCCACGACCTGGTGCAGCCGGTCCCCGACCTGCTGCGGGCGGAGGAGTCGGAACTGGCGGGACTCTGGCGCGAATGGGCCCTGTGCCGGAGCCTGACCGACCCCGCCGAGCTGGCGAACCGCGTCGAACGCGTCGCCCCGACGCTGGGCGCGGCATGCCGGCAGACCAGCGAGGAGGCCGCCCGCAGGCTCACCGACCGCAACACCGCCTGGCGGCCCGCGGCCGTGCGGCTCGCCGAGTGGCTCGACGCGACGGAGAAGGCCGCGGAGGCGAAGGACCGGCGCAGGGAGGCCGAAGCGGCCCGCTCCTGGCTCAGGAAGCTGACGGACGAGCTGAGGGACGAGCGGATGGCGAAGTTCGTCAAGCAGTCGCAGGGCGTGTGGAAGAAGCTCTGCGAGAGCAGCAGCGTGTCGCTCGGGAACATCGAGCTGAAGGGCACGGCCCGGCAGGGGAGTGTGCAGCTCGGCGTCTCCGTGGACGCCCACGAGGCGCCCGCGTACAGCGTGATGAGCCAGGGTGAACTGCACTCGCTCGCCCTGTCGCTGTTCATCCCGCGCGCGACGCACGACGACAGCCCGTTCGGCTTCCTCGTCATCGACGACCCGGTGCAGTCGATGGACACACAGAAGGTGGAAGGGCTGGCCACCGTCCTGAGCGAGTGCGCCCGCCACCGGCAGGTGGTCGTCTTCACCCACGACACCCGGCTGGAGCAGGCCATCTCCCACCTCGGCATCGAGGCGACGATCCTCCACATCTCCCGCGAGAGCGATTCTGTCGTCACCGTCGAGAGGAGGAGCGATCCCGTCAAGCAGGCGTTCCAGGAGGCCCGTGACCTCTCCTACGATCAGAATCTTCCCCAGAGCGTCGCCGACCGGGTGATTCCGGCGATGTGCCGGCACGCACTGGAAGTCGCCTGCATGGAGACCGCGCGCCGTACCCTGCGGGACGACCACGGCCTTGGCCTCGTGGAGATCGAGGAGCGTATCTCCTCGCTGGTGCGCACCAAGGAGCATGTGGCCCTCGCCCTGCTCGGTGACTCTTCCGGGAGGCCGCAGACGGTGGTCGAGAGCCTGTACACCGGGGGATGGGCGCTGATCAACGAGCTCAACGAGGGCTCTCACCCGGGGCTGCCGACCCTGGACGACCGCAAGCAGCTCGTGACGCGTACGGAGAGGCTGGCCGGGGCGATCCGGCGTGGCCGGGGAACGGTCGTGTCGCAGGGCGGTGCCCGATGA
- a CDS encoding Eco57I restriction-modification methylase domain-containing protein, with amino-acid sequence MSATTRNQVFSAVHTVGALLPADMLVRISESKEGRDVPGSGPADYHVTGPRRSVRDEAERHWDYLKAVWRELREKLPVSAEADQPADPTGLAVGQWLEPLFNELGFGRLTTVAVGEYRADSDPERVFPISHSWHHVPVHMAAWNALLDKRPGGVGTVPPHSLLQECLNRREAHLWGVLTNGRQLRLLRDSNALATASYVEFDLEAIFDGELFSEFVLLYRLLHVSRFETGEAGVPSACWLEQWRTEAIASGTRALDHHRDGVQRAITTLGTGFLRHPANTDLRDNLDADGLHKALLRLAYRMIFLFVAEDRDALHDPDADQDARKRYAKYFSSARLRRHALRRQGTAHADQYAALRIVMDALGREDGRPELGLPGLGGLFDDTAADAPLRDCSLSNASLLEAVRHLSRVRDEKTARWRPVDYRNMGSEELGSIYESLLELVPKHSATERSFELVNRLGNDRKKTGSYYTPSSLIEVLLDSTLDPVIDDAQKRGEQAATAAGEPDPSEAIVRELLSLTVCDPACGSGHFLVAAARRIAKRVAAVRESNPEPPPVAVRTALHEVVARCVYGVDLNPMAVELAKVSLWLEALEPGKALGFLDAHIKHGNGLVGTTPTLMLDGIPNKAFKVVEGDDEKYARFLEKQNDQERKGQSGLFEVVVETKVSNTAFASGLRRIIAAPSGNLRQVHAQQAAYEKWRDEKEYVHARHIADAWCAAFMWRKTKDAPAPVTHEVFQALRDPEARSASKATHDEIDELRDLYRFFHWHLEFPEVFTVPERVDGDEVVDPATGWAGGFSCVVGNPPWDKVDFEDKKYFSVVEPSIAAIAGTARRTRIAEWEAENEEAGNPEAGRRYRTARRAVKSTFLFAGGSGAFPLCAKGLTVKGVNSLQTDQLFAERFATIAAPRSRFGCILPTAIATGAGAQYLFSDFTRRGAVAALYDFENRKPLFVGVHASYKFCLLSLAGRDLREPAARFAFFLEDPADLDDAERVFALSPEEIALINPNTGTLPIFRTRRDADLTADIYRRIPVLWNETERGGNPWGILFKNHFNMTDDFDVFRTRSELEKDGWDLRDNVFTRGDRRMLPLYEGKMAHLFDHRWNSYFGVGDTEYQTVSITGKESPKAAAKPRYWVKEAGSISVARKGREVEIPGVRDRLIESKWDRDWLVGSRDVCRTTDERTAIPAFLPLTAVSYTFPLMLPVGQSPGLVATLVSVQSSLVYDFVARQKVGGIHMNRMVVKQLPVPGPDALEPHVPFVTPRVLELVSTAWDMAALARDLGDTGAPFRWDEARRPQIRAELDAYFFHLYGVSRDDAEYILESFQSQTGGLKHNEIAKYGHYRTKDLVLAEYDRMAAVGVSLTAPLVDGENYTSTLTPPPGHGPRHPAEPAM; translated from the coding sequence ATGTCCGCCACCACCCGCAACCAGGTCTTCTCCGCCGTCCACACCGTCGGCGCCCTGCTCCCCGCCGACATGCTCGTCCGCATCTCGGAGAGCAAGGAGGGCAGGGACGTCCCGGGTTCCGGCCCCGCCGACTACCACGTGACCGGCCCTCGGCGGTCGGTACGTGACGAGGCCGAGCGCCACTGGGACTACCTCAAGGCCGTCTGGCGTGAACTCCGAGAGAAACTGCCGGTCAGCGCCGAGGCCGACCAGCCCGCCGACCCGACCGGCCTCGCCGTCGGCCAGTGGCTGGAGCCGCTCTTCAACGAGCTGGGCTTCGGCCGGCTCACCACGGTCGCGGTCGGCGAGTACCGGGCCGACAGCGACCCGGAACGCGTCTTCCCCATCAGCCACAGCTGGCACCACGTGCCCGTCCACATGGCCGCCTGGAACGCCCTCCTCGATAAACGGCCTGGCGGCGTGGGCACCGTACCCCCGCACTCCCTCCTCCAGGAGTGCCTGAACCGGCGAGAAGCCCACCTGTGGGGCGTCCTCACCAACGGCCGACAGCTGCGCCTGCTGCGCGACTCGAACGCCCTGGCCACCGCCTCGTACGTCGAGTTCGACCTCGAAGCCATCTTCGACGGTGAGCTGTTCAGCGAGTTCGTCCTGCTCTACCGGCTGCTGCACGTCTCCCGCTTCGAGACCGGCGAAGCGGGGGTGCCGTCCGCGTGCTGGCTGGAGCAGTGGCGTACGGAGGCGATCGCCTCGGGCACCCGGGCGCTCGACCACCACCGTGACGGCGTCCAGCGGGCCATCACCACCCTCGGCACGGGCTTTCTGCGTCACCCGGCCAACACGGACCTGCGCGACAACCTGGACGCCGACGGCTTGCACAAGGCGCTGCTGCGCCTCGCCTACCGGATGATCTTCCTCTTCGTCGCCGAGGACCGCGACGCCCTCCACGATCCCGACGCGGATCAGGACGCCCGCAAGCGGTACGCCAAGTACTTCAGCTCCGCCCGCCTGCGCCGCCACGCCCTGCGCCGCCAGGGCACCGCACACGCCGACCAGTACGCCGCTCTGCGGATCGTCATGGACGCCCTGGGCCGTGAGGACGGCCGGCCCGAGCTGGGCCTGCCCGGCCTCGGCGGCCTCTTCGACGACACCGCCGCCGACGCACCGCTGCGGGACTGCTCCCTGTCGAACGCCTCCCTGCTGGAGGCGGTGCGCCACCTCTCCCGCGTGCGCGACGAGAAGACCGCGCGCTGGCGGCCGGTGGACTACCGCAACATGGGCTCGGAGGAACTCGGTTCCATCTACGAGTCCCTGCTGGAACTGGTCCCCAAGCACAGCGCCACCGAGCGCTCCTTCGAACTGGTCAACCGGCTCGGCAACGACCGCAAGAAGACCGGCTCCTACTACACCCCCAGCTCGCTCATCGAGGTCCTGCTCGACTCCACGCTCGACCCGGTGATAGACGATGCCCAGAAGCGCGGCGAGCAGGCCGCCACGGCGGCGGGCGAGCCGGATCCGTCGGAAGCGATCGTTCGCGAGCTGCTGTCGCTGACGGTCTGCGACCCGGCCTGCGGTTCGGGTCACTTCCTCGTCGCGGCGGCCCGCCGCATCGCCAAGCGGGTGGCGGCGGTACGCGAGAGCAACCCGGAGCCGCCCCCCGTCGCTGTACGCACCGCCCTGCACGAGGTCGTCGCCCGCTGCGTCTACGGCGTGGACCTCAACCCGATGGCGGTCGAACTGGCCAAGGTCTCGCTGTGGTTGGAGGCCCTGGAACCGGGGAAGGCGCTGGGCTTCCTGGACGCGCACATCAAGCACGGGAACGGCTTGGTGGGCACAACCCCCACGCTGATGCTCGACGGCATCCCGAACAAGGCGTTCAAGGTCGTCGAAGGCGACGACGAGAAGTACGCCAGATTCCTGGAGAAGCAGAACGACCAGGAACGCAAGGGCCAGAGCGGCCTCTTCGAGGTGGTCGTGGAGACGAAGGTCTCCAACACCGCCTTCGCCTCTGGTCTCCGCCGGATCATCGCGGCCCCGTCCGGCAACTTGCGGCAGGTGCACGCCCAGCAGGCGGCGTACGAGAAGTGGCGGGACGAGAAGGAGTACGTCCACGCTCGGCACATCGCCGACGCCTGGTGCGCCGCGTTCATGTGGCGCAAGACCAAGGACGCCCCGGCCCCCGTCACTCACGAGGTGTTCCAGGCCCTGCGGGACCCCGAGGCCCGGTCGGCTTCGAAGGCGACCCACGACGAGATCGACGAGCTGCGCGACCTATACCGCTTCTTCCACTGGCATCTGGAGTTTCCGGAGGTCTTCACGGTTCCGGAGAGGGTTGACGGGGATGAGGTCGTGGACCCGGCTACGGGGTGGGCGGGCGGCTTCTCTTGTGTGGTGGGCAACCCGCCGTGGGACAAGGTCGACTTCGAGGACAAGAAGTACTTCAGCGTGGTCGAGCCGTCGATCGCGGCGATCGCGGGGACGGCGCGGCGTACGCGGATCGCCGAGTGGGAGGCCGAGAACGAGGAGGCCGGGAACCCGGAGGCGGGGAGGCGCTACCGGACAGCGCGGCGGGCGGTGAAGTCCACGTTCCTGTTCGCGGGGGGCTCGGGGGCGTTCCCGTTGTGCGCGAAGGGGCTGACGGTCAAGGGTGTCAACTCTCTCCAGACCGACCAGTTGTTCGCGGAGCGCTTCGCGACGATCGCCGCACCTAGGAGCCGCTTCGGCTGCATCCTTCCGACGGCCATCGCGACCGGAGCGGGAGCGCAGTACCTGTTCAGCGACTTCACGCGCCGGGGCGCGGTGGCGGCGCTGTACGACTTCGAGAACCGCAAGCCGCTTTTCGTGGGAGTGCACGCCAGCTACAAGTTCTGCCTGCTCTCCCTGGCTGGCAGGGACCTTCGGGAGCCCGCGGCCCGCTTCGCGTTCTTCCTGGAGGACCCGGCGGATTTGGATGATGCGGAGCGGGTGTTCGCGCTCAGCCCCGAGGAGATCGCCCTGATCAATCCCAATACGGGGACGCTGCCGATCTTCCGGACGCGGCGGGATGCGGATCTTACGGCGGATATCTATCGGCGTATTCCGGTGCTGTGGAACGAGACGGAGCGGGGTGGCAATCCGTGGGGGATCCTTTTTAAGAACCACTTCAACATGACAGACGACTTCGACGTTTTCCGGACGCGTAGTGAGCTGGAGAAGGACGGGTGGGATTTGCGTGATAACGTTTTTACGCGTGGTGATCGGCGAATGCTGCCACTATATGAGGGGAAGATGGCCCATCTTTTCGATCATCGGTGGAACAGCTACTTCGGCGTGGGTGACACCGAGTACCAGACTGTGAGTATTACAGGTAAGGAGTCTCCGAAGGCTGCAGCTAAGCCGCGTTATTGGGTAAAAGAGGCAGGTTCGATTTCTGTTGCTCGAAAAGGAAGGGAAGTGGAAATCCCGGGCGTGCGAGATCGTCTGATCGAGTCAAAATGGGATCGCGACTGGCTTGTGGGATCGCGTGACGTCTGTCGCACCACGGATGAGCGTACGGCTATTCCCGCCTTTCTTCCACTCACTGCCGTAAGCTATACCTTTCCTCTGATGCTACCCGTTGGTCAGTCGCCAGGTTTGGTGGCAACTCTTGTCTCTGTCCAGAGTTCCCTGGTGTATGACTTCGTGGCGCGTCAGAAAGTGGGAGGCATTCATATGAATCGAATGGTTGTAAAGCAGCTTCCGGTTCCCGGGCCGGATGCCCTTGAGCCTCACGTGCCTTTTGTTACCCCCCGTGTCTTGGAGCTAGTCAGCACGGCATGGGACATGGCTGCCCTTGCCCGTGACCTTGGCGATACCGGTGCTCCCTTCCGATGGGATGAGGCTCGCCGCCCCCAAATCCGTGCCGAGCTGGACGCGTACTTCTTTCACCTCTACGGGGTCAGCCGCGACGACGCGGAGTACATTCTGGAGTCCTTCCAGTCGCAGACGGGTGGCCTAAAGCACAACGAGATCGCCAAGTACGGCCACTACCGCACCAAGGATCTCGTCCTCGCCGAGTACGACCGCATGGCCGCAGTCGGCGTAAGCCTCACCGCGCCCCTCGTGGACGGCGAGAACTACACCTCCACGCTCACTCCGCCGCCCGGCCACGGCCCGCGTCACCCCGCTGAGCCTGCGATGTAG
- a CDS encoding DEAD/DEAH box helicase codes for MTHTYTPGSLVTARGREWVVLPDSEPDLLVLRPLGGSDDDISAVFPAFEQVRDAQFAPPSPADLGDQRAAGLLRSSLRIGFRSGAGPFRSLAGIAVEPRAYQLVPLLMALRQQTVRMLISDDVGIGKTIEAGLIAKELLAQGEAKGLAVLCSPALAEQWQEELRTKFGIDAELVLASTVSRLERGLDLGQSLFDRYPHVIVSTDYIKSTRHRDDFVRHCPDLVIVDEAHTCVAADDTVSTQNQLRYELLRRIAEDPDRHLLLVTATPHSGKESGFRNLLGLVRPELADVDLETDRGRRLLAQHFVQRKRGDVRQYLTKESGLADDSLAEKTAFPSDRKSKDEKYKLSPAYRALLDDAIAYASERVQAAGEQGRREARIAWWSAIALLRSLVSSPRAASQTLSTRSAAAVAASAEEADRLAAPLTRDSADSDALEGLDAAPGAETDGAGAWLADLAERAAALEGPEDDLKLAALVRHLKALLKDGYHPIVFCRYIPTAEYVAEHLEKKLGSKTVVRAVTGTLSPQQRLTRIEELATLAGDDPAARRVLVATDCLSEGVNLQHHFDAVVHYDLAWNPTRHDQREGRVDRYGQKRDEVRVITLYGIDNGIDGKVLEVLIAKHRQIRKDLGISVSVPDEASAGVTDAIVEWLLMRGQQPEQEGLFAVEELKTVDARAAELEREWNSAAERETTSRSRFAQRAIHPEEVAREVAAIRDTLGRADEVSGFVRHALAALEAHVVEAGDGSGDFTAEVSGVPAGLRDALAPVAGAEAVESGRPIPFRTTAAVARGEAALVRTDPVVGAVAAHVLNAALDAEAVGRRPARRCGVVSTAAVTVPTTLLLVRYRFHLTLPSRQGTRRIVAEDARLLAYQGSAKNPVWLPEEQALDLLTAEAAENTDDYFQERTMRRTLGQLDAVQDHMTAYGDELAAELHESHRRVRRASDEIVQGLKVTAQQPADILGVYVYLPPITADGEAA; via the coding sequence ATGACGCACACCTACACCCCTGGCTCCCTGGTCACCGCCCGTGGCCGCGAATGGGTCGTCCTTCCCGACAGCGAGCCCGACCTGCTGGTGCTGCGTCCCCTGGGCGGCTCCGACGACGACATCTCGGCCGTCTTCCCCGCGTTCGAGCAGGTACGGGACGCTCAATTCGCGCCCCCGTCCCCGGCCGACCTCGGCGATCAGCGGGCGGCCGGGCTGCTGCGCTCCTCCCTGCGGATCGGCTTCCGCTCCGGCGCCGGACCGTTCCGCTCCCTCGCCGGCATCGCCGTGGAGCCCCGCGCCTACCAGCTCGTCCCTTTGCTGATGGCGCTGCGGCAGCAGACCGTACGGATGCTGATCTCCGACGACGTCGGAATCGGCAAGACCATCGAGGCGGGCCTGATCGCGAAGGAACTCCTGGCCCAAGGTGAGGCCAAGGGCCTGGCCGTGCTCTGTTCGCCCGCCCTGGCCGAGCAGTGGCAGGAGGAGCTGCGGACCAAGTTCGGCATCGACGCCGAACTGGTCCTCGCCTCCACGGTCTCCCGCCTCGAACGCGGCCTGGATCTCGGCCAGTCTCTGTTCGACCGGTACCCGCACGTCATCGTCTCCACGGACTACATCAAGTCCACCCGGCACCGCGACGACTTCGTACGGCACTGCCCCGACCTCGTCATCGTCGACGAGGCGCACACCTGCGTAGCCGCCGACGACACCGTCTCCACCCAGAACCAACTCCGCTACGAGCTGCTGCGGCGCATCGCGGAGGACCCGGACCGGCACCTGCTGCTGGTCACCGCGACCCCCCACAGCGGCAAGGAGTCCGGCTTCCGCAACCTCCTCGGCCTGGTCCGTCCGGAACTGGCCGACGTGGACCTGGAGACGGACCGCGGACGACGGCTCCTTGCCCAGCACTTTGTGCAGCGCAAGCGTGGCGACGTACGCCAGTACCTCACCAAGGAGAGCGGGCTCGCCGACGACAGCCTGGCCGAGAAGACCGCGTTCCCCTCCGACCGTAAGTCCAAGGACGAGAAGTACAAGCTGTCTCCCGCCTACCGGGCGCTGCTCGACGATGCCATCGCCTATGCGAGCGAGCGCGTCCAGGCGGCGGGTGAGCAGGGGCGGCGCGAGGCGCGTATCGCCTGGTGGTCGGCGATCGCCCTGCTGCGCTCCCTGGTCTCCTCGCCCCGGGCCGCCTCCCAGACCCTCTCGACCCGCTCGGCCGCGGCCGTCGCCGCCAGCGCCGAGGAGGCCGACCGGCTCGCCGCCCCGCTGACCCGGGACTCCGCCGACAGTGACGCCCTGGAGGGCCTGGACGCGGCTCCCGGCGCGGAGACCGACGGCGCCGGAGCCTGGCTGGCCGACCTCGCCGAACGGGCCGCCGCCCTGGAGGGCCCGGAAGACGACCTCAAGCTCGCGGCTCTCGTCCGGCACCTCAAGGCGCTCCTGAAGGACGGCTACCACCCGATCGTCTTCTGCCGGTACATCCCGACCGCCGAGTATGTTGCCGAGCACCTGGAGAAGAAGCTCGGCTCCAAGACGGTTGTCAGGGCCGTCACCGGCACCCTCTCCCCGCAGCAGCGCCTCACCCGCATCGAGGAGCTGGCGACACTCGCGGGCGACGACCCCGCCGCCCGCCGCGTCCTCGTCGCCACCGACTGCCTTTCCGAAGGCGTCAACCTCCAGCACCACTTCGATGCCGTCGTCCACTACGACCTCGCCTGGAACCCCACCCGCCACGACCAGCGCGAAGGCCGGGTGGACCGGTACGGGCAGAAGCGCGACGAGGTCCGCGTCATCACCCTGTACGGCATCGACAACGGCATCGACGGCAAGGTCCTCGAAGTCCTCATCGCCAAGCACCGCCAGATCCGCAAGGACCTCGGCATCTCGGTCTCCGTACCCGACGAGGCGTCCGCCGGCGTGACCGACGCCATTGTCGAATGGCTCCTGATGCGCGGCCAACAGCCCGAGCAGGAAGGGCTGTTCGCCGTTGAGGAACTGAAGACGGTGGATGCGAGGGCCGCCGAGTTGGAACGCGAGTGGAACTCCGCCGCGGAACGCGAGACGACCTCCCGCTCCCGCTTCGCCCAGCGCGCCATCCACCCCGAGGAGGTTGCCCGCGAGGTCGCCGCCATCCGCGACACCCTCGGCCGTGCGGACGAGGTGAGCGGCTTCGTCCGGCACGCACTGGCCGCCCTCGAAGCACACGTCGTCGAAGCCGGCGACGGATCGGGCGACTTCACTGCCGAGGTCAGCGGAGTTCCTGCCGGACTGCGCGACGCCCTCGCCCCCGTCGCGGGCGCCGAGGCGGTCGAGTCCGGGCGGCCCATCCCGTTCCGCACCACGGCGGCCGTGGCCCGGGGCGAAGCCGCCCTCGTCCGTACCGACCCCGTGGTCGGAGCGGTCGCGGCCCACGTCCTCAACGCGGCTCTCGACGCCGAGGCCGTCGGCCGTCGCCCCGCCCGGCGCTGTGGGGTGGTCTCCACGGCGGCCGTGACCGTCCCCACGACTCTGCTCCTGGTCCGCTACCGCTTCCACCTCACGCTGCCCTCCCGGCAGGGCACACGCAGGATCGTCGCCGAGGACGCCCGCCTCCTCGCCTACCAGGGCTCGGCGAAGAACCCGGTCTGGCTCCCCGAGGAACAGGCCCTGGACCTGCTCACTGCCGAGGCCGCCGAGAACACGGACGACTACTTCCAGGAACGGACGATGCGCCGCACCCTCGGACAACTGGACGCTGTACAGGACCACATGACGGCCTACGGCGACGAACTCGCCGCAGAGCTGCACGAGTCCCACCGGCGGGTCAGGCGCGCATCCGACGAAATCGTGCAGGGCCTGAAGGTGACCGCCCAGCAGCCCGCCGACATCCTCGGCGTCTACGTCTACCTGCCCCCGATCACCGCAGACGGAGAGGCCGCCTGA